From a region of the Salvelinus fontinalis isolate EN_2023a chromosome 13, ASM2944872v1, whole genome shotgun sequence genome:
- the sdhaf1 gene encoding succinate dehydrogenase assembly factor 1, mitochondrial: MCCDGEAAPFSILWSVVFPGHLCCWCPVFHTMVRHSKLQKQVLSLYRQFLRAGQDKPGFLPRIRDEFRENSHIKKTDVMHIEYLYRRGQRQLDQLKDVNTKQLGTFSKPKAER, translated from the coding sequence ATGTGTTGTGACGGTGAGGCTGCTCCATTCTCTATCCTCTGGTCAGTCGTCTTCCCTGGTCATCTGTGTTGCTGGTGCCCTGTGTTCCACACCATGGTACGCCACAGTAAGCTGCAGAAACAGGTGTTGTCTCTGTACCGCCAGTTCCTGCGTGCTGGCCAGGACAAGCCAGGCTTTCTACCCAGGATCCGGGATGAGTTCCGAGAGAACTCCCACATCAAGAAGACTGATGTCATGCACATAGAATATCTTTACCGGCGTGGACAGAGACAGCTAGACCAGTTGAAAGATGTGAACACAAAGCAACTAGGAACTTTCTCCAAACCTAAAGCAGAGAGATGA